The nucleotide window CAACCATGCTGCTCGGCATGTATAATAACCAACTCCTCAATACTACACAAtgttcccaaaacccggaacatcatgagtcacaaactacagaaggaaatctagtgtctctatacatcggAAACTAACAAAGAAGTACATAAGGTAATGGACATAGGGAAAAATaaaagggggactccgaggtctgcgaacgcggcaaatataccttgaagtctccaactgTCGCTGCTCACTGATGACGTGGCTGGTAAGAAGTacttagatctgcacacgaaaacatatgcagaagagtagcatgagtacaccacaacggtacccagtaagtgccaagtctaacctcggtcgagtaatgatgaggtcaggtcagagccctactggtatgtatatatatatatagaataagACAGAACGAAATATCGCAGTGTAATAAGGATTGAAATTTAACAAGGAGGAAATCATAGAAATATAACAGTATAGTATACAGgtataacaacaggggatctcctgagataccgtctcgtagccccaaaagtaaatgtgcaagggaatctcccgagataccgtctcgtagtccaaaagtaaatatacaggggggatctcccaaaataccgtctcgtagtcccaaagtaatatgcagggggatctcccggattACCATTCCgaaatcccaaagtaaatacatagCTTAAACAATGGAAATAATAGCTACAACACTAAATCCTACAGTTAGACTAAGTGCAAGTCAAGGAGGAGGGAATCCACTAAGCATGCTGAACAGAGTTCAGATAAAcatttaagacacgtagacatgttacTCTAGGCTAAACGGGATAATtacacatgctagtataactcaattaaagcgaaacaggttattacttagtGAAAAATGAAGTTTTACAACAActagcccatgtacgcactcgtcacttcacgtacacggcgctcacatatcataacagtaccaaatcctaaggggagatTCCCCttatacaaggttaggcaagccacttacctcgaacaaggtcaatcaatcggtaacaatgccttttccatgaatatccgacttcgaatggcccaaatttagccaaaagcaattacatatcataaatacaactataatagactaatctaattaatgaaatcaagaatttaataagaaattcgaaaatcgccctaaaaagcctcgccggggccacgtctcggaatcgggtaaaagtcacaaaatatgaacacccattcactcacgagttcactcgtaccaaaattatccaaatccgatataaaaatcccaatcaaaacccaaattcttagttgaagaacttctaccattttcccccaaatttctcaaccacaatccttaattaaatgatgaaatcaaccatatattagtggaatataactataaaggagttaagaatcgctACTCAAAagctttctctgaaaatccctcaaataaTCGCCCAAtctgagctctcaaagtcccaaaattgaaaatgggataaaaccctcgaacttgGCCCTTTTCTGCCCAACGATTTCATATATACGGAcctataatcgcacctgcgatgccgcacctgcaaaaattccatcgcaggtgcggacttaACTTAACTCCCCTGGGTCTGCATCTGCGATAAGGTAGCCTTACCTGCATGTGTCCACCAGCAGATAGTGGtccacttctgcggtcttcctCCGCGCATGCGGTTCCTCTAGCGCATTTGCGGccatcgcagatgcagaattcACTCGCACCTGCAACCCCTGACCAACATTCCAAACCCGCTTCTGCGTCTGGCCTCTACACACGTGCGAtcccgcacatgcggtcccccaatcgcaggtgtgaaaacaccagcaaccagaaatcttcagcaattgcataagtccaaatttcaatctgttgagcatctgaaacacacccgaggtcccccggacctcaaccaaatgtaccaacaagtcctaaaataccatacaaacttagtcgagccctcaaatcatagCAAACAACGCCAAAAACTCGAATcatcctccaatccaaacttaatgaaattgaaacttcaaatttctaaaacCGATGcggaaacctatcaaaccacaccgattgacctcaaattttgcacgcaagtcatgttcaatattacggacctactccaacttctggagtcggaatccggccccgatatcaaaaagtcaactaccggtcaaaatcaccaaaaaatcgacttttgccattttaagcctaaatcagctacaaacctctaaaacacaatccggataTGCCCCTGAGCCCAAAATCATCCatcggagctaacgaaaccgacgaaactctattccggagtcgtcttcatacagtgcTGACTACGGTCataatcctaaggcttaagcttccgtttagggactaagtttcccaaaacactccgaaaccaaaaaaacaaaacctcccggcaagtcacataagtaaAAACAGATACCGGAAAAGCAGAAAATAGGAGATCAGGCTATTACTCTCAAagcgaccggccggatcgttacaatacATTAGAGGCTTGGAGCCCTGTATAAGTCTTTCTGATCTGCCAGGCTATGAGCGCAAAGCCATCTCTTAAGCTAAGTGGAAATGATACTAGGATCAAAGGGCAAGAATTGGAACCACATCTTCTCCACGTCTCACTTAAAATTTTCTAATTCAACAATGTGCCTGCAAATGGATATTATTACCCGGCACCACAAGATTCACTAAACCTGATTATTAATCGCTTGAATTCTAATCAGATTATCACGGGGAAATGACTGAAAACAAGTGCATTATTCAACTAATACTAATGTTAAGTTGCTATcagataaaataaaaattgaaaccCAACTAAGGAAAACTATATATCAGCTAAAAAATGGAATGTTTGAGTCTTTACAACAATAAGCTTTAGGGCAGCTACAAATGCAGCAGCTGATATACAACCAAAGAAGACAGTTTAACCAATGTCAACTCTTCTGTAAGCTAGACAACTTATTTTTCCTTGCAATAAGGTACATGTGGTTTGGGAGTACGAATGTGAGTGGAAATGTGCTTATTGCGCCAGTGAGGCTCATGAAGTCTCCCAGGAAAGACAGCAAAGCCGACAGGAAAGTGGTCAAGACAAGGTAACCTCCTCTAACAACCAGTCTGAATGCAATGTTACGAGGAGCCAAAGCACTTCCTTTGATTCCATATGCCGTATCCAGAAACTCATATGTCGGACTTGCAAATATCTGTAAGTAGCAGCAAAAGCAACACTAAGATCAGAAGACAAGATTAGAAGACATGGAAGCTTGGAGGGATTTACATCTCCAAGGACAAGTAATCAACTGTAACGAGAAAATGATTAGAACGACATCTCAAATCAAAGTGAAGGGCGATGATTACATGCAAAGTGATGATCGATTGTATGAAAGCAGACATGTGAGCAACGCCCTTCAACCAAACTGGACCATGAACATTGTTCAGTAAATAGGACGAAGCGCTAGATCCATAAGCCCAATAACCTATAGAAGTAACAGCATGCAAGGGCACAACTCCCACTGTGAACTGAAAGAACAGAGCTTTCAACATGTTCTCAATTACAGGTGGTCTGACTGTAGCCTGTAACAAGACGGATTCAAAGATATTGTATTAACTGCAACAGGGtgaacaaaactaattaaaaagaTGCCGAACAAGTGCAAGAGTAACCAACAGCTTTTCTCTCTGGCAAAACAAGTGAGTTGCCTTTCTTGGAgcaaattctgaaattttttactttatttcaaatgACTGTATCAGTCAATCAGCAAATGAGGTCTTAGAGATGGAAGTTAAAAATGGAAAGGTAATCATGTTGAATTGATTGGTCTATTGGGTCAGCTAGTTTAATCTAAGAAGTAATGTAATTAAAAGACAGAGACATCGGATAAACACCCCTACCCTGATTACATGTGGGTAGAAGTCCATCCACGCTGATAATGAGCAAACTGGGAGAATACGAGTTCAGTGTATCAACTAGATATTACCCCTGCAACCACTGGTAGAAATTTCAGGGATGTAACTGAGATGGGAAATAGAAACATAAATCAAGTAAGATGATTGGAAGGAGGTTAATTTATTACTTGCTTTAAAGTCATAACAAAGGATGGCCTGATCACATAAGTTCACGGTTTTATTTTCTGACCTGTATCTCTGGTATCATTCCCGTGTTAAATGCAAAAACGAGGTTCCCAACCGCACCAATAGTTGCAAAGATCCTGTTTACTTCTGATCCTGGAATGCTGTAGTCCCTCGGAGGAGCCTTCATACCTGTAACATGGGAAAAAATTTACCGGcttaagtaaaagaaaagaaaaagtgctTGGGAAAACTAAATATAACATAATAAAGCTGTTTAAATTAAAGTTGCTAGAAATCAATCCAATGGCAAGTTAATGAAAGGCAACCTACATCCTTACCATTCCAGTGAAGGCCAAAAGAACCATCTATCCAGACACTGTTATGACGCTTCCATATCTCAAGGATATGCATGTCATGAAAAATCATTCATCATCATGCACTAGTTCAGGCCCAAACAGAAGTCTAAATAGGGTGCTAATACTGCAAGAAAATTCAAGTAAACTGATAAAAGAAGCTCTAGTACATTCAACTGGCCAGGATGAAAACTCTAGATGCTTTGGGAAGAAcgagaaaatgaaaagagaaatacAAGGAGAAGAAGAAGTTCATATTTTCCTCCATTTGGCTCAGGAAGAAagatattattctttttttttttttttgataagagGAAGAAAGATATTATTCTTTTAATAGTTTAATTGCTTCCCATAATTCTAAACACTACAAATTTCCAATTCCGCATGGTTCTCGAGATGCTCATCAAGGAAACTATCAATGTGCTTGTATGAAATACCAGgcaaacaaataggatgcattcTCCAGCGAAATCTTCCCCTCATATAATGATACCGTGGAAGTGAATATGATGTCTTTACTACCATATGACAGCTTTCTGAAGATTAAGACAACTAAGAATGTTGTTGACTAAGGAGAAATGTGACAAAGAAAACAAGGGACGAATTCTTTTAGTGTATAATTATTACTTCCCGAGTTAAGTGCTTATAATGAACTCTTCTAATATTTTGAGAAAGCATATTTCGTTTGAAGagatttttggattttcaaatCACTTTACAAGAAATCTCGAGCAGAAACAAAATCACCAGAAAGGCAGGAACAAGCTACACTGGTAAACCTAGATGTCTTTCCATGTATATTTCACATACTGGTGACATTTGATATCGGGACACAACATTGCACTGAACTTTCAAACAAACCATGgatacttactttcataaacttctgaacgaagaaggggatcgggatattgtgctaggcgaattggaacaatccgagagtcaccgtgactttgggtactaCGGGTGTatcaaggttgaggaggtcgtagGAGCTAtacgtaagatgagcaggggtagagcgaccgggccagacgagattccggtggaattttggaagggtgtggggagagcaggtttggagtgattgactgggttgtttaatgttatttataAGGCAAAGAGGATGCCGAaggagtggaggtggagtacggtagttccattgtataagaacaaaggtgatatccagagttgtaacaactataggggtattaaattactaagtcataccatgaaagtgtgggagagggtggttgaagcgagggtgaggatgacagtgtctaTATCCGAAAACCAGTTCGGATTCATGCCGAGTCGTtctactacagaagctatacaccttgtccGGAGGTTGGTGGAATTGTATAGacagaggaagaaggatctgcacatggtgtttattgacctacagaaagcgtatgacaaggttcctagagaagttctctggagatacttggaggcaaaaggtgtgccTGTCCTGTACATTAtagcgattaaggacatgtacgatGGGGCTAAGACTCAGGTGAGGACAGTAGGAGGAGACTCTGACCATTTTCCGGtcgtaatggggttacaccaaagTTCTGcactcagtccgttcttattcgccttAGTGATGGACACGTTGAcgcaccatattcaaggggaggtgctaTGGTGTATGCTattcgctgatgacatagttttgattgatgagtcgcgagccggacttaacgagaggctggaggtttggagacaggctcttgagtctaagggtttcaagctgagcaggacgaagacggaatacctggagtgtaagttcagtgctgagccgggggaagtgggcgtggatgtgaggcttgaatcgcaggtcatcccaagtagaggcagcttcaagtaccttgggtcggttatccaggggggaggggagatcgacgaggatgtcacgcatcgtattggggtaggatggatgaagtggaggttagcgtctggagtcatgtgtgataagagagtgccaccgattctcaaaggtaagttctataaagcggtggttagaccgacaatgatgtatggggctgagtgttggcctgttaagaactcacatatccagaagatgaaagtagcagaaatgaggatgttaaggtgaatgtgtgggcacactaggatggataagattaggaatgatgatattcgggagaaggtgcacgtagCTCcaattgatgacaagatgcgggaagcaagactcagatggttcgggcatgttcagaggagaagcccagatgctccggtaaggaggtgtgagcggctagTTGTGGAGGAAACGAGAAGAGGTATAGGGCggcctaagaaatattggggagaggtgatcagacatgaTATGGCAAGCCTTcaaatttccgaggacatgacacttgataggaagttgtgaaggtcgagcattaaggttttaggttaggaggtagttagTCTTGCCTTACTAATACCTGTGTGAgactagtctggtagggtttttgtctaagatagctagtgtcAATGTTGTATTTTCAGTGCAGGACCTATTTACTATCTATTggttttgctttgcatctttcttccggatttcatgttgttcctatttttcttatgattttctTATGATTTATGTGGTGATACTAACATTGTCTACCTTTGTCTTTTTgttctcttgagccgagggtctttcggaaacagcctctctatcccttcggggtaggggtaaggtctgcgtactcactaccctccccaaaccccactagtgggatttcactgggttgttgttattattttgcCTATATGGGCAGTAATATTATGCACAATTCATGAGGGTGATGTTGTGCTCATTTTGATAAATTATTAAATCAATACCAACTATGGCACAAGCATACAATGCACTATGCTGGCTAGTTAAACATTAAAGAGAGGAAGTAGCATACCATCTTCAAGAGACAACACAAATGCTATACAGAGATACAGTAGCAAGCATAATGATGAAACCCCCAGCCAAATCCTTAGTGCTGACAAATGGGGTGTCGCAATGGCAAAAGGCACGCATGCAAATCCAGCGATCGCTATGAAATGTGGCAGCTTCAGCTGATGGTCATCACTAAAGAGAAGATAGAAGGCCTGGCATGGCAATCAAGTCAAAAGAGTATGTACTAAGAAAGGTTAGTTTAGATATTGTATTCACAAAAGATACACAAAGGAGTATCCTAGATGTGCTAGCATGTTGGAATACAGATGGCAGCCTTTCCAGCCAAAAAGAGAGATGGAGGATTGTCCCACCTTGTATTTGGTGGACAATCTGGAAGGAGAGAAAACGCAGATGTTTTGAAGGCAATAACAGTTCCTTGCAGAAGATGAAGACGAATTGTTTagtccttttttatttttggcgtAAACGAGAATACTTAAAGGATGCTGAGTCTATTTTTGAGGTGCTAGATTATTTGTAGATGTAAAGGATTTGGGCGTCAGTTTGTATTCCACCTTGTAATTATGTGGGACTACACTGCTTTGTGTAGCTccagtttttatatatatatatatatatatacacagatATGCTACCTTCTCAACAAACAAAGGTACATAAAGTAATCATACTGTCAAAATCTACCAAGCAAACAAATATTTGCAGCAGAAGAACTAAACAATAAGTCAAGCCAACATCACAAAACCGAAAATGTAAAAAGACTCAGTTATTAATCATCTTTATCTGGCAACTCCTTACCCCCCTTCTTGGCCTTTCTTTTTCTCTGTATAATCTTTCTCTTTCCTTTGGCAAGGGTAGAGGGGAATGCTAATGGTTCTGCTAACGTGTCTCATCGAATAAATAAGAAATGAAGGTTTGGAGGACAGGAAAAGAATATATCTGACCTTCAATGCTGAACCAGCCATGATAATATATCCAATATTTATCAAGACGAGATTCGCATATTGTAATGCCCAGACAAGCAAGTATGCTGTCCTTCCTGCAGTAACAAAGCAAGCTCAattttattcaaacaaataattgaTCAAGAAATAAAAAGAATGATGTCTGATGCCTGCACATCAGTTGATGTGTTTCCTTTATTATTTGTACCATATAAATATCCTGCAAGGTCCCTATATCTGATATGCCTCTTTCCCCCAACTTCATGGAGTTTAGCAGTAAGAATACTTGCGTATAATGATACCATTGTCGATAAAATTAGACCAACTACACCACCTATCCAACCTAGAGGAACCATGATTGTGCCAGAATATCCTAGCGCGTATGCACTGTTGACACCCATGCTGAGAAGAATTCCTACCTGAAACCATGAatctgccaaaaaaaaaaaaggaaacgcAAAATTCCAATGAGTCAGCAGCATTGATGCCAATGATAGAGTTACAGAAAAAAACCAACAGAGATCAGAGAtacagaaaaaacaaaaaaaaacaggtTCTTTTATAAATATCATAACACATCACAGAAGTactcttttcttaatttttcaagGGACAGAATGGAAAACAAAGGTGGAGTTTTTCCATGAAATTCTTTTTGAGATCTTgcaatatatttttcaaaaacttttttATTTAAGGTTTTCTTTTCAGAAAAAAAAACTGTCTTTTTGAAGAAAGGATTTGAGGTGTTTTTCAAATAAAGGTTCTGCTTCTACTCATAAAACATTCTCAGGTCTTTTAAATAAAACTACCAATATCCAACCACGTCTCATTTTTGCACAAACTTTTTCTTTGAAAAGATTATCAATAACCTTTTCCCAAAAGTTGTCCAAACGGCTCATTCTTTCTCTTCACTTGTCAAAATTGAATAAATTTGGAATCCAAACAGATGCTTTATAGTTATGTAACAAATTAAATTCATATAGATAGAGTATACAAATGGATTAATTTAGCCAATTGAAAGAGGGAAAAAGTTGGAAAACGCATAAACACGATAAATTTCTCATTTAATTCAGCTTTCTTAATTCATGCAAGTAACTGGACAAAAGCACCCAAGTCAAATGTAAGTCTGTTCTATTAGATCTTTATTAAGTGAGCTTTATGTGGATTCTACAAATGATCATGTATACTGAATATTAATGACAACTTTACAAATATAGCGTGAGGTGCTGTTCATACAGAAATTACTGAGGCGAGAAGTCAAGTAACTTAAAGTTGCAATGTGCCAGCTGAAAATCAATAGATCAATGGCCTCAATTTGTAATTGTCATCCTTTATTCATCAAATCATATTCAGAAAGAtcatttaacaaaaaaaaaataaactgtCAATACAAGGCCCTCCATGTTAACACCATGATGCACCAAAACTACAACGAGTTAACAGCAATGATATCAATGATACAATTGCAGCAAAAGACAGGTTACTTTATCAACTAAAGTACAACAGATCAAGGAAATGACTTCTTCTTAACTTTTCAATGAACAGAATGGAAAAGTTAATCATTTCTGATCACTTGTCACAATTGAATGAAAGAGGAATTTAACCAAATACTGTAGGTATggaacaaattaaattctcatagATAGAGTACCCACATTAAAAGGAAAGGGAAAAGTTCATTTAAAAGGATCAAATAAAACAATGTATCCAACACcaaaaagatgaagagcttattGAGGTGAGAAGTCAAGGAATTTAAAGATTCAAATGGGCCAGCCGAAAAACAATGGGTCAATGGAATTTTCTGTCATCAATTCAAATAGTAACAATTATTCGACAATATAAGAAAGCAGAATAAGGACTTCAAGTAAATGAAATTGAAAATTGGAAAAGCGTAAGAGACCGTTGCTGACTTGGTGGGCGGTATGAACAGGGTATTGATCGTCCACATTTTCTTTCCGAGAAGGGTTATCGTTTCCCATTTCAACTATCTCATTCTCCCGTCCGGCCAAGAGCAAGATGTTCTCCTCCTCCGCCCCATCCCTAATTATGCCGTCGTCGAACGCCAGCTCCAATTGCTTCTCAGCTGAAGCTAATTCAATCGGAGCCAGCTCTGCCTAATTTCGAGAGGACCCGCCAACagaataaacaagaaaataatttcggaatCTTGAAATGCTTACTGGATCCCTTTCTGCTTGGTTATTTATTGTCTTTGTCATGTAATGTCAACCTCTAATTGGGTTGGCCAAGTTTCTCAAAATCGTGACGCCTTCCGTCTCCTCTTCATTAGTTCCCACATGGGTCCCGTCGTTGGTCCGCTTTCACTATTCTCCGTTCcgcatgtttgttttgttttttttatttctaattatTGAAAACGTAGAAAATTAGGTAAACACTCTATCTTCACAAATTATTtatccaaaatcaataaatagatGGCAAAATTATGTCACTTAAATATGGTTATTACTAAATCATAACTAATTAATATAA belongs to Nicotiana tabacum cultivar K326 chromosome 6, ASM71507v2, whole genome shotgun sequence and includes:
- the LOC107829056 gene encoding proline transporter 1-like; translated protein: MGNDNPSRKENVDDQYPVHTAHQVSNDSWFQVGILLSMGVNSAYALGYSGTIMVPLGWIGGVVGLILSTMVSLYASILTAKLHEVGGKRHIRYRDLAGYLYGRTAYLLVWALQYANLVLINIGYIIMAGSALKAFYLLFSDDHQLKLPHFIAIAGFACVPFAIATPHLSALRIWLGVSSLCLLLYLCIAFVLSLEDGMKAPPRDYSIPGSEVNRIFATIGAVGNLVFAFNTGMIPEIQATVRPPVIENMLKALFFQFTVGVVPLHAVTSIGYWAYGSSASSYLLNNVHGPVWLKGVAHMSAFIQSIITLHIFASPTYEFLDTAYGIKGSALAPRNIAFRLVVRGGYLVLTTFLSALLSFLGDFMSLTGAISTFPLTFVLPNHMYLIARKNKLSSLQKS